The DNA region TACATCCACATCCCCATTATACTACTGACTTTTTTCTTTATATTCATCAATTCTGCATAGTCCATAAGATTTGTAATGTTTCTCTTTGAGTCATTAACATAAGATTTAATCGCTTTATTAAATACTTCTTTGTCCATTTTTCTTTCAAATCTCATGATATCACAAATTGTTCTTTCTCTATCAAATACCGGCAATGGTTGATTCTCAAACAATACTTCTGACTTCCCTATTTTCATGAATTCTTCCTTAATAAAATAAAATTTCATCGGTAAATAGTCTATTTTGTATTTGCTCTTCGATTTATTCCTACTAACTGCAATATGCCATGTTAGCGGTGTCTTATCTGTATAGTCGTAAATGAAAAGCGCCGAATCCATACACACAATACCTTCTGGAAATAATTTTTTTATGATCACGCCCTCCGATACAGGCTCTTCGTAAAGCCATTCATAATAACCTGTCTTCAACTTATTTACATAACCATCATTGATTAGTCTATCCAAAACTGTATTATGGTATCCTTCAGCTGTAAAATCAGCTAGTTTTATCACACCTTGTTGGGCATCAAATATTCTTTTATATTTTTCAATCTCCATACGTAAAATCACCCTCTTTAGTTTTTGAAATTGGTCTTTTTTACATCTTAACATAACAAAAGCGTAAAAACAATCTCTTTAAATTTCTAAAGAGATTGTTTTTACGCTTTTGCTGATTCTAAAAATTAATAGCATAATATTTACAGTGCTAATAGCTATTTCTTCATTTACTTTCTTACCTGTCTCAAAACGCATTCCACATGTGTGGGTGTAACTTTATGATTGTTTGGCAATCGTCAAACTTTTCCAACATTTCATCTTCATCCTTAAGATTAATGGCAATGTAATCACGAATCATGACTTGCCATTTACTCTGATGTTCTAGTTTCAAGACAATTGGTTGCTCTCTTTTCATTTTTAATAATTTTGTTACGAGGTCCTTAATATCATTTAATTGCATTTTTTTCGTTTTAATCATAACAATTAGCGCGCCTTCATAAATATATATATTTTGAATACGAAATAGTAGGTCCTCTTTATTTAGACCGATACCAAGCAGTGGCATTAAAATGTCCAAATTTTCATGGTATAAAAAAGGTTCTAACGCTTCAACTGTCATTGAACGATGAACCTTAGCTCTTTTGATTGTTTCTTTAATCATCGTTAATTCAAATAGCCTTAGATTACTGATATCGTCTTCGGTCTGCTCCTGAATCTGATTTGAATCAAGAATAGACTTTTTAGCCTTTGTCTTATGTTTTGTCTCTAAATCAGCTACATCATGCCAAGGCTTTAAGTACAACTTAGTAATGCCTTCGTTGCTCAATCCTTTGATCTTGTTCTCCAATCTAATATGACAGAAGTCTGTTTCAATATAATCTTTAAGAACACTGCCTCTATTGTAACCATGGACCAACTCTAAAACCCTCACTTTAAGCTTTTTAGAATCAACAAGTAATTGAATGACTGTTTTTACTTCTTCAAGAGTCAATCCATGTAAATCAGCTTTCAGATTGATTTGATCATGGGCATCAATCTGATAGGTCACAAGCTTCTTTATTTGAGCTGAATTTAGACAGGAGGGTTCTAGTACTTTTTTAATTGTAAGTTGAACTGCTTCTTTTTTACCCATTCACGCCTCCTATCTACCAACAGCTAAAATATTACAATATTAATAAGGCAAAAAAACGCTCTCTTTTGCCTGTTCTAAAT from Petrocella atlantisensis includes:
- a CDS encoding type IV toxin-antitoxin system AbiEi family antitoxin domain-containing protein; protein product: MEIEKYKRIFDAQQGVIKLADFTAEGYHNTVLDRLINDGYVNKLKTGYYEWLYEEPVSEGVIIKKLFPEGIVCMDSALFIYDYTDKTPLTWHIAVSRNKSKSKYKIDYLPMKFYFIKEEFMKIGKSEVLFENQPLPVFDRERTICDIMRFERKMDKEVFNKAIKSYVNDSKRNITNLMDYAELMNIKKKVSSIMGMWM
- a CDS encoding Smr/MutS family protein, with translation MGKKEAVQLTIKKVLEPSCLNSAQIKKLVTYQIDAHDQINLKADLHGLTLEEVKTVIQLLVDSKKLKVRVLELVHGYNRGSVLKDYIETDFCHIRLENKIKGLSNEGITKLYLKPWHDVADLETKHKTKAKKSILDSNQIQEQTEDDISNLRLFELTMIKETIKRAKVHRSMTVEALEPFLYHENLDILMPLLGIGLNKEDLLFRIQNIYIYEGALIVMIKTKKMQLNDIKDLVTKLLKMKREQPIVLKLEHQSKWQVMIRDYIAINLKDEDEMLEKFDDCQTIIKLHPHMWNAF